The Primulina eburnea isolate SZY01 chromosome 8, ASM2296580v1, whole genome shotgun sequence genome contains a region encoding:
- the LOC140839522 gene encoding calcium-binding protein CBP-like, which translates to MSNYPNQTPSGYPYGHAPPSQSYSYPSAPYGHPPPGGPPPHNQSSPYAAVSSPYSAPSAPPSNNYGAPQQSYGGYPTPPPSSLYGSPFAASTHSAFPPGTDPNVIACFQAADRDGSGFIDDKELQSALSTYNQSFGLRTVHLLMYLFTNTNTRKIGPKEFTQVFYSLQSWRAIFERFDRDRSGRIDLNELRDALLSLGFSASPTVLELLVSKFDKSGGKNKAIEYDNFIECCLTVKGLTEKFKEKDTSFTGSATFTYEAFMLTVLPFLIA; encoded by the exons ATGTCCAACTATCCCAACCAGACTCCCTCCGGCTACCCCTACGGCCATGCGCCGCCGTctcaatcatattcatatccatcCGCCCCATACGGCCATCCCCCACCCGGAGGTCCACCACCTCACAACCAGTCATCTCCTTACGCGGCCGTTTCCTCTCCGTACTCAGCGCCTTCAGCTCCTCCCAGTAACAATTATGGTGCTCCCCAGCAGTCCTATGGCGGTTATCCTACGCCGCCTCCGTCTTCGCTGTACGGTAGCCCCTTCGCCGCGTCGACGCACTCGGCTTTTCCTCCGGGGACGGACCCTAACGTGATCGCGTGCTTCCAGGCGGCGGATCGGGATGGAAGTGGGTTTATCGATGATAAGGAGCTTCAGAGTGCGCTTTCGACTTATAATCAGAGCTTTGGGTTGAGGACTGTTCATCTTCTCATGTATCTCTTCACCAACACTAACACGAGAAAGATCG GTCCAAAGGAATTTACACAAGTCTTCTACAGTCTTCAGAGCTGGAGG GCTATTTTTGAGAGATTTGATAGGGACAGGAGTGGCAGGATTGACTTAAATGAATTGAGAGATGCACTTCTTAGTCTTGGATTCTCAGCGTCGCCTACGGTTCTGGAGTTACTGGTTTcaaagtttgacaaaagtgGTGGCAAAAACAAGGCCATTGAATATGACAATTTCATCGA GTGCTGTCTCACTGTCAAGGGGCTGACTGAAAAATTCAAGGAGAAGGATACCTCGTTTACTGGTTCAGCGACTTTTACATACGAAGCCTTCATGTTAACTGTTTTGCCTTTCCTCATTGCGTAG
- the LOC140839523 gene encoding uncharacterized protein isoform X1: MEDHAMEILTAVEGAYACDSESEGFFEDSVDDDEGPIGSGDIPKLQFRKEASRVRWIDELGMAEVVEKKGKMWTTTGIVRYGKLYCSIEETLFLVEIGALDVLNDEGTPLSVSDMYRKIADDGRYGCSWESFEVYRHLKYLGYIVGRHGVPWSLKNVKSDATVEEGSEEFDLTRENGSISSSFITEKICVLELLATKPMYDVYPPNSKFKKSSPGSPCFELYIISGRPPSKQEIGNLEIRCGGNPLKFCIVEHGRVSVQVVVGDVIWSPVELAWRLSRCSFYWFCC, translated from the exons ATGGAAGATCATGCCATGGAAATATTGACTGCTGTTGAAGGGGCGTATGCCTGTGATAGTGAATCTGAAGGTTTTTTTGAGGACTCGGTTGATGATGATGAGGGTCCTATTGGCTCCGGAGATATACCCAAGTTGCAATTTAG GAAAGAAGCATCAAGAGTGCGGTGGATTGATGAGTTGGGAATGGCTGAGGTGGTGGAGAAAAAGGGGAAGATGTGGACCACAACTGGGATAGTTCGCTATGGAAAACTGTATTGCTCGATTGAAGAAACATT GTTTTTGGTTGAAATTGGGGCTTTGGATGTCTTGAATGATGAAGGCACTCCTCTTTCTGTAAGTGATATGTATAGAAAAATAGCAGACGACGGGAGATATGGATGCTCTTGGGAGTCTTTTGAGGTCTATAGGCACCTTAAATATCTTGGTTACATTGTTGGTCGTCATGGCGTTCCTTGGTCTTTAAAGAATGTTAAATCTGATGCCACTGTAGAGGAAGGTTCCGAAGAATTTGACTTGACAAGGGAAAATGGATCAATTAGCAGTAGTTTCATCACAGAGAAGATATGCGTACTGGAACTCTTGGCAACCAAACCAATGTATGATGTGTATCCTCCTAATAGCAAGTTTAAAAAATCTTCTCCTGGCAGTCCATGTTTTGAGCTTTACATCATCAG TGGTCGCCCACCATCAAAACAGGAAATCGGGAACCTTGAGATTCGTTGTGGCGGAAATCCTCTAAAATTTTGTATTGTCGAACATGGGCGG GTGTCCGTTCAAGTGGTAGTAGGCGACGTAATTTGGAGTCCGGTGGAGCTTGCGTGGCGACTCTCTCGATGTTCTTTCTATTGGTTTTGCTGTTGA
- the LOC140839523 gene encoding uncharacterized protein isoform X3, which translates to MPVIVNLKVFLRTRLMMMRVLLAPEIYPSCNLEASRVRWIDELGMAEVVEKKGKMWTTTGIVRYGKLYCSIEETLFLVEIGALDVLNDEGTPLSVSDMYRKIADDGRYGCSWESFEVYRHLKYLGYIVGRHGVPWSLKNVKSDATVEEGSEEFDLTRENGSISSSFITEKICVLELLATKPMYDVYPPNSKFKKSSPGSPCFELYIISGRPPSKQEIGNLEIRCGGNPLKFCIVEHGRVSVQVVVGDVIWSPVELAWRLSRCSFYWFCC; encoded by the exons ATGCCTGTGATAGTGAATCTGAAGGTTTTTTTGAGGACTCGGTTGATGATGATGAGGGTCCTATTGGCTCCGGAGATATACCCAAGTTGCAATTTAG AAGCATCAAGAGTGCGGTGGATTGATGAGTTGGGAATGGCTGAGGTGGTGGAGAAAAAGGGGAAGATGTGGACCACAACTGGGATAGTTCGCTATGGAAAACTGTATTGCTCGATTGAAGAAACATT GTTTTTGGTTGAAATTGGGGCTTTGGATGTCTTGAATGATGAAGGCACTCCTCTTTCTGTAAGTGATATGTATAGAAAAATAGCAGACGACGGGAGATATGGATGCTCTTGGGAGTCTTTTGAGGTCTATAGGCACCTTAAATATCTTGGTTACATTGTTGGTCGTCATGGCGTTCCTTGGTCTTTAAAGAATGTTAAATCTGATGCCACTGTAGAGGAAGGTTCCGAAGAATTTGACTTGACAAGGGAAAATGGATCAATTAGCAGTAGTTTCATCACAGAGAAGATATGCGTACTGGAACTCTTGGCAACCAAACCAATGTATGATGTGTATCCTCCTAATAGCAAGTTTAAAAAATCTTCTCCTGGCAGTCCATGTTTTGAGCTTTACATCATCAG TGGTCGCCCACCATCAAAACAGGAAATCGGGAACCTTGAGATTCGTTGTGGCGGAAATCCTCTAAAATTTTGTATTGTCGAACATGGGCGG GTGTCCGTTCAAGTGGTAGTAGGCGACGTAATTTGGAGTCCGGTGGAGCTTGCGTGGCGACTCTCTCGATGTTCTTTCTATTGGTTTTGCTGTTGA
- the LOC140839523 gene encoding uncharacterized protein isoform X2 — translation MEDHAMEILTAVEGAYACDSESEGFFEDSVDDDEGPIGSGDIPKLQFRKEASRVRWIDELGMAEVVEKKGKMWTTTGIVRYGKLYCSIEETLFLVEIGALDVLNDEGTPLSVSDMYRKIADDGRYGCSWESFEVYRHLKYLGYIVGRHGVPWSLKNVKSDATVEEGSEEFDLTRENGSISSSFITEKICVLELLATKPMYDVYPPNSKFKKSSPGSPCFELYIISGRPPSKQEIGNLEIRCGGNPLKFCIVEHGRVRFLSFTKVELPVLP, via the exons ATGGAAGATCATGCCATGGAAATATTGACTGCTGTTGAAGGGGCGTATGCCTGTGATAGTGAATCTGAAGGTTTTTTTGAGGACTCGGTTGATGATGATGAGGGTCCTATTGGCTCCGGAGATATACCCAAGTTGCAATTTAG GAAAGAAGCATCAAGAGTGCGGTGGATTGATGAGTTGGGAATGGCTGAGGTGGTGGAGAAAAAGGGGAAGATGTGGACCACAACTGGGATAGTTCGCTATGGAAAACTGTATTGCTCGATTGAAGAAACATT GTTTTTGGTTGAAATTGGGGCTTTGGATGTCTTGAATGATGAAGGCACTCCTCTTTCTGTAAGTGATATGTATAGAAAAATAGCAGACGACGGGAGATATGGATGCTCTTGGGAGTCTTTTGAGGTCTATAGGCACCTTAAATATCTTGGTTACATTGTTGGTCGTCATGGCGTTCCTTGGTCTTTAAAGAATGTTAAATCTGATGCCACTGTAGAGGAAGGTTCCGAAGAATTTGACTTGACAAGGGAAAATGGATCAATTAGCAGTAGTTTCATCACAGAGAAGATATGCGTACTGGAACTCTTGGCAACCAAACCAATGTATGATGTGTATCCTCCTAATAGCAAGTTTAAAAAATCTTCTCCTGGCAGTCCATGTTTTGAGCTTTACATCATCAG TGGTCGCCCACCATCAAAACAGGAAATCGGGAACCTTGAGATTCGTTGTGGCGGAAATCCTCTAAAATTTTGTATTGTCGAACATGGGCGGGTCAGGTTCTTGTCATTCACCAAAGTAGAGCTCCCTGTCCTCCCATGA